From Streptomyces fungicidicus, one genomic window encodes:
- a CDS encoding VOC family protein, which yields MTQTPTPATPVHWKVVVDAGDPHAQADFWAAALRYVVEDHSALIGKLLGAGAVPADLTVESHGRRAWRDLAAVRHPDDPYEEESGTGHGRRLLFQRVPEAKTAKNRLHLDLHPGAGSREEEQARLEGLGARVLRRVEEPSGSWLVMADPEGNEFCLH from the coding sequence ATGACGCAGACACCGACACCGGCCACCCCCGTGCACTGGAAGGTCGTCGTCGACGCGGGCGACCCGCACGCGCAGGCGGACTTCTGGGCCGCGGCCCTCCGGTACGTGGTCGAGGACCACAGCGCGCTGATCGGGAAGCTGCTCGGCGCGGGCGCCGTGCCGGCCGACCTCACCGTCGAGTCCCACGGCCGCCGGGCATGGCGCGACCTGGCGGCGGTACGGCACCCCGACGACCCGTACGAGGAGGAGAGCGGCACCGGCCACGGGCGGCGGCTGCTGTTCCAGCGGGTGCCGGAGGCGAAGACGGCCAAGAACCGGCTCCACCTCGATCTGCACCCCGGTGCGGGCAGCCGCGAGGAGGAGCAGGCGCGGCTGGAGGGGCTCGGCGCGCGGGTGCTGCGCCGGGTGGAGGAGCCGTCCGGGAGCTGGCTCGTGATGGCGGACCCGGAGGGCAACGAGTTCTGTCTGCACTAG
- the rarD gene encoding EamA family transporter RarD yields MTGKPEGEQRLGLLNGFAAYGMWGLVPLFWPLLKPSGAVEILAHRMVWSLLFVAAALLLIRRWAWLGELLRQPRRLALVTVAAAVITVNWGVYIWAVNSGHVVEASLGYFINPLVTIAMGVLLLKERLRPVQWAAVGVGASAVLVLTIGYGRPPWISLCLAFSFATYGLVKKKVNLGGVESLAAESAIQFLPALGYLMWLSARGDATFGTEGTGHALLLAASGIVTALPLVCFGASAIRVPLSTLGLLQYMTPVFQFLLGILYFKEAMPPERWAGFALVWLALALLTWNALRTARRAARAVARGTAAPGRVPADTVSPAAEADALRARP; encoded by the coding sequence GAAGCCGGAGGGCGAACAACGCCTCGGACTGCTGAACGGCTTCGCGGCCTACGGGATGTGGGGGCTGGTCCCCCTGTTCTGGCCCCTGCTCAAACCCTCCGGGGCCGTGGAGATCCTGGCCCACCGGATGGTGTGGTCGCTGCTCTTCGTGGCCGCCGCCCTGCTCCTCATACGCCGCTGGGCCTGGCTCGGCGAGCTGCTGCGGCAGCCGCGCAGGCTGGCCCTGGTCACCGTCGCGGCGGCGGTCATCACCGTCAACTGGGGCGTCTACATCTGGGCCGTGAACTCCGGGCACGTCGTCGAGGCGTCCCTCGGCTACTTCATCAACCCGCTGGTCACGATCGCGATGGGTGTGCTGCTGCTGAAGGAGCGCCTTCGGCCCGTGCAGTGGGCAGCGGTCGGGGTCGGCGCCTCCGCGGTGCTCGTCCTCACCATCGGCTACGGCCGTCCGCCGTGGATCTCGCTCTGCCTCGCCTTCTCCTTCGCCACGTACGGACTGGTGAAGAAGAAGGTCAACCTCGGCGGTGTCGAGTCGCTGGCCGCCGAGAGCGCGATCCAGTTCCTGCCCGCGCTCGGCTATCTGATGTGGCTGAGCGCCCGGGGCGACGCCACCTTCGGCACCGAAGGGACGGGGCACGCGCTGCTGCTCGCCGCGTCCGGCATCGTCACCGCGCTCCCCCTGGTCTGCTTCGGCGCCTCCGCGATCCGGGTGCCGCTGTCCACGCTGGGGCTGCTCCAGTACATGACCCCGGTCTTCCAGTTCCTGCTCGGCATCCTCTACTTCAAGGAGGCCATGCCGCCCGAGCGCTGGGCCGGCTTCGCGCTGGTGTGGCTGGCGCTGGCCCTCCTCACCTGGAACGCGCTGCGCACCGCGCGCCGGGCCGCCCGCGCGGTGGCCAGGGGGACCGCGGCGCCCGGCCGTGTCCCGGCGGACACGGTGAGCCCCGCCGCCGAAGCGGACGCGCTGCGCGCCAGGCCGTAG